Part of the Zea mays cultivar B73 chromosome 4, Zm-B73-REFERENCE-NAM-5.0, whole genome shotgun sequence genome is shown below.
taagaGTTAACCGAACAAGCACTAATAAGCAAAGATCGCATACTCATTGGCAGCAAAAGTTTTTTTACTAAGTTACTAGAGATTTGTCCTGCAAGATCATCTACAAGCAAGGGATTTCGTCTATGCAATGGAAACGGTTCAGACCTGTCATAAAAGGAAAATGCCACCAGCTGTGGTTCTCAAACTGGACTTAGCAAAGGCATTCGACACAGTCAATTGGGCAGCTCTCCTTCAGATTATGAATGTTAGGGGCTTCCCACCGCAATGGTGTGTGCATGGGTCCATCAGGTCCTCCCCACCTCCCGCTCGGCCCCTGGTTTCACTGCAAAAAAAGGACTCCGACAGGGTGATCCCCTATCACCCTATCTCTTCCTTCTTGTCGCCGATGTACTCCATAATCATCACCCGTGCTGACCATGTAGGGATCTCCAACTCCAAGCTCAAGACAATTCTGTGCACCATTGCCAAAACTTCACTGGCCTGAATATCAACTTCGACAAGAGTACCCTAGCCTAGCCCCTATCCATGCCAGCTCCGAAAATGCATCGCGCCTTGCATCTCGGTGTTGCAGTGCAAACTTGAAAGTCTCCCCTTGAGCTATATCTAGGTCTCCCATTGTCAACCACGAAAATCAAATTGTCTATCCACAATACCTTACTGCCGAAATCCGACCGATTCCTCTCCGGTTGGAGCTCTCTTCTCCTGAACCCGGCCGGTCGAACGGTCCTTGTCAGCTCCGTGCATTGCTTACCTCACAGCTGGTTTACGTCATGTCAGCATTGCTCATCCCCCCTGTGGCATCGTCAGAAAGGTTGACTCCCGCCGCCGTGCTTTCCTCTGGAATGGTCGTGATAACACCACTGGTGCGCGTTGTCTGGTCTCCTGGGATAAAGTCTGTCAAAAGAAAGCTCCTTGGAGGTTTAGGTGTGACTGATATGCATGTTCAGAACTGCTGCTTGCTCCTGAAGCTAGTTCACAAACTGCACAAACCCGCGTCATCCTCTTGGACACGCTGGATTCAATCGGACCAGGACGCTAGCTAAGCCAGCTGGAGATCATTGGGACAAACTGCAAACCCTCCTCCCGCTTTATCAGGCCATTACGTCGGTTAAGGTGGGTGATGGACGAACCACGTCCTTTTGGTATGATGACTGCCTGCCTGCCGGACCAATCTCTGAAACCTTCTCTGTGATCGCCATTCGCCGGCCACACCACAAAACCTGGAGCTTCAGTCAGGTAAGTGCTCACCTCCAATCTATCTGACCCAATACACTCCAATCCACCGTCGCATCGCATTGCTTCTTCTGGTGCTGGTGTGTTGTTGCATATGCTAATCAAGTGGTCCAGTCCAGACTGTCACCATCGTTGGTCACATGGAAAGGTGACACCATGCAACCACGCTCCCCACGCACTCCTGCAGCTCTCCTATTATATTCTCTATGTCACGTCGTATTTAGAACTCCCCTCTACAAACAATGTATACAAGCACCTTATATAAGTCATCTAGACCAATCACAAACCCATCCAAAACAGTGCTATTCACACCCAGCGTCCTCCACAATAGAGAGCAAAAAAAAGGACAGTTAAATTACATAGAATCGATGGAAACGAAGATACATTACATAGTCAAACAAAAGAACCACGAAAGCAAGTTCTGCCATTTCGCATCAATCAATCATCTACCTAATCATGCCCAGCGGTATGGCCGGCGGCGCCCCCATCACCGCGCCGCCGCCGGCAACTCCTCGTCTCTGCCGGTCCATGTTAGCCTCCCAGCCTTCTCGCACAAACACATACACGAGGACGACGACATTCAGCAGGCCGTATGGTTAtgagcgcgcgcgcgcgcacacacacacGCACGTAATAGAACGCAATTTGCACTGCATGCGCTTACCGATCCCCAGGTCGAAGCCGCGGTTCTTGAGCTCGCGGTACTCCTGGCACAGAGCCAGGTGCTCGCAGCAGCAGTGCACCAGGATGTCCGGGCACTCCCCTTCGTCCAGGTCGTACTCGGCCCTCAGCTTGGACCGGTAGAGGCACGAGTACAGGCACCCCATCCCCGTCGACGCGCAGATGAGCCCGTACACCAGTCCGCTCGCGATACATGCTGCCAAAGCCACAGTGAGTCGGCGAGATCTGACTGAGTTGTTTCAGGAGAGAAAACCAGAGGAAAGAGATTGATTGACTCACGGCAGGTGCCCTTGTCCACGATGTCAGCGACCTGCCCGAACGTGACACAGGGGCACAGGCATGTGATGAGACCTGGGCGTGGGCGCCATGGAAGAAAGAAACGCGTGTCAAGTGGTAACTAACTGAGCTCGAATAGCTAGCCATATTCACTGGAATCTGTCTGGCCTCCTATGAACTATTGAACTGTATGTATCTGGAGAAGAAggggaacgaacgaacgaacgaacgacttACAGTTCCCCGGGTCGTCCATGCAGTGGAAGAGGCCGGTGGACCATTTCCTCAGCCCGCCGCCGGGGCGTGAAGTGTCCATGTTCGCcccgtgctgctgctgctggtacgctgccggcggcggcggcgccgttgGCGGAGCCCCGGCGCTGAACTTGTTATACGCGTCCGGAGGGGCTGACGGATACATTGCTTGGGAGTAGAACTAGGATCTCTTGTTTATGCGAACAGCAACGCGCAAAGCAAGGACCCGGTGCTGCTTTAATGATTCTCTCAGCACAGCTCTTCATCCAGGCGCAGCAGGCCCCAGGTCGGCAAGACTCGACTCGAGAGGTCTCCCTCAAGTCACCACTCACGTACTGCGGTACTAACTAGTTAAAGGCTATCTTCAACAGCTTAATTATCTCCATTATCTATTTCAAAATCTATTATATAAATAATACGGTCTATATTATAAAATAGTATTTTAGGTGACCATACCAATAAATAATGCCGCGTTACTTTTCAACGGGAATCCGATGCAGATGCAGTTCCTTAATATCAAATCAAGGAAGGGTTTGGTTACTGCACTAAACACGAGAGCATTAGTATATTTGCACATCCCGCGATTCCGATGCACAGTCGCAGCAGCATGTATTGTCTTTTCTATTTTTTTTTTGATTATGGAAACAAGAGTTCCGGCTTTAGCATACAAATGCGTACAGCCATTACATAACGATTATTGGACCATAGAGCAATTGCTTGAATAATTAAACTAACTCAAAGAAAACAAAATGCCATGACTATAGAAAACACTAGCCATCTTCAATTCTTGCATTCGAGCGCCATCCATGCATTGCAAAAACTTCCATCGCCACCACCTCCAAAGCTCGACAGGCATCGAGAATTTGTTGGTGCTTTTCCTCCTTCTGTAGAAGTCTCCAGAATCTGAACCAGTGAGTAACCCTGAAAATAACCTGCACAATTGATGGTATTGGTTTATGATTAAACACCACCTCATTTCGACAGAGCCAGATGGACCAAAATAAAGCGGATATTCCAGTCAGTAATAATGTTTTGTATGCCAGAGCATTATTAGATTCCCAAGACCCGATAATATGATTAATGCTAATGGGCATGTCTATTTTTAAAGCAAAGTAAATGATTCTCCATATACTTTTGGCAATGTAACAATCAAAAAAGAGATGATGTATACTCTCATTGTTGTTGCAAAAGCTACAGGTCAAGCTACCATTCCAACGCCTTCTAGCTAAATTATCTTTAGTGAGGATCGCTCCCCGACATAAATTCCACAGGAAAACTTTTATTTTCAGAGGGAGCTTAAGTCTCCAAAGCATCTTACTCCGATTGCTGTTAGAATTATTCATCAAAAGATGGTACATCGATTGGACAGAGAAAATTCCATTCTTATGACCATCCCAAACAAAATTGTCCCTAGCCGGATTCAGAGTAATCGTAGTTAGCAAGTTTAACAAGTTGTGCCATTCCACCATTTTAATTCCCCTAATTGTTCGGCGAAAAGATAAATTAAGATTTGAATCTGAAAAGACGTCTACAACCAAGGCCGATTTGTTACGCACTATATTAAACAGGTTCGGGAATTGCTCACTAAGAGGTCGACTGGTTAACCAAATATCCTTCCAGAATCTGGTAGCATGACCATTCCTCACTTGAAAGTGACCCCATCGAAGAAATTGATCCTTAATATTCATTAGACCTGACCAAAAGTGTGAATCGTCCGGTCTTCTAGATATTTGAGTAAGAGATTTATGTCCTAAGTATTTGTTTTTAAGTAGCTGTTGCCACCTCCCCTCCTCATTGAGTAATTTAAATAGCCATTTGCTGAGTAAGCTAATATTTTTTAAAGCCAGATTAGAGACACCTAAGCCTCCTAACGCTTTGGGTTGACAAACAATATGCCACTTGGCCAGCCTATATCTCTTTTTACTGCTTCCTCCCTGCCAAAAGAATCTGGATCGAATAGCATTAAGTTTCTTCAGGACGCCTACCGGAATCTCAAAGAAAGACATCATAAAGATAGGCAGACTACTTAACACTGAATTAAGTAAGACCAATCGTCCCCCTGAAGATAGGAATTTGGCCTTCCATGTACTAAGCCTCTTTTCAAATCGGTCTATAACACCCTGCCAGTCACTATTTCTCAATCTTTTCTATTACCTTTCCAATTATTAAATTTATCTTCAACAGCTTATTCATCTCACCGTATACTTCTATTTCAAATTCTACTATGTAAACAATTTGTACATGGTCTGCTAGTTATAACCAACTTTTTTTTACAGATGAACAATATAGTATACAATATAAAATAATATACTCCCTTCGGTTTTTATATTTGACGTTGGTTAGCGTAAATTTGAACTAGCTAGCGTCAAATAAAAAATGGAGGTAGCAATATACAATATAAAACAATATTTTGTATAGTTATATGCAGACTGGTCATAGCCGACTCGTTTTTTTTTTCTGATGAACAAGGCAGTGGGTCGGAGGGAAGGTGCTAAAACTGCAGCTACATTTGTCACCAGTTAGGTGAAAGATTCGGTTTGATTGAAGTCGAATAAGTTATTTAAATTGACATACTCCATCCGTCCTAAAATATAAGTCAATCCAATATTTTTAGAGAGTCAAAGTTTTTTCATGTTTTATCAAATATGTACAATGAAGTAATTATATTTATGATATCAAATATATACCATTAGATTCTCCATTATATATATTATACTATATCTATTCCGTGTCATAAATCTTTATGATTCTCGCTATACTTTTAATCAAACTTTTAAAACTTTGACGCTCCAAAAATCTTAAAATAACTTATATTTTGGAAGTATTAAATAATCACGTGCGAGCACATTGGTTTGCTCTGCCTTGAATAATGCTCCTCGCATTAGACTATGCTCAACTGTCCCCGCTAGCTCCCCCCTCTCCTTGTTGTGCGCGTCAGCCGTGCTCCTGTCAAACGTTCACCGGTGCCCTCTATTGATGTTATAATACTGATAGCGATTGGTAGAGGACTATGCCAGATCAAGAGTGCAGCTGTTGGCCCCCTTTTCATCGGGTTCAGTGCACATGAGTATTTATTAGTTGTGGAAAAATGGTAATAAGCGATAAATAGATATGGAAAAATAATATTTTATGACTGTAATAGGTATAAAATGAGAATTTATGGGAAACCACGTAGACAGTGGAGGTGGAGATATAGAGGAAGACAAATAGTTGATGTGGCTGGATAGTGAGGTATATGGAAATAAATTTAGAGGACACCCGTCTTAGTCGAGTCTAGCTAGGGGTGGATGATGAGCCAGCTTGGCtcggctcgtccgagttcgaACTGACTCGTTAAGCTAATGATATAGCTCGGCTTCGATTcatttacgagctcgagctgactcgtttagctcgcgagccaaagCAGAAAAATAGTATATTCATAATAATTAATTTTTAGTTAGTTTTAAACTAATTTAACATTAgaaaatactccctccgtttctttttatttgtcgctggatagtacaaaattacactatccagcgacaaataaaaagaaacggagggagtaataattatactcatagttttacAAACCACatcaatataacaccaaattaacacaattcatcactcatcaattcacatacatgttcatcagtttaacccacaattatatttgcataaaccaatttaacacatagtcatagttcattaatcattagtttaactcatagGCCATATACACCTCACATACATATAACTTGTTCATCATTATTCCATAAATGATATgtatatagtttcgttttgctggaatgtggtagctcgtttagctcacgAATTGGCTCGTTAACAAATTGAAGTAGGATGTCggctcagctcgtgaaaaaattcaaacgagtcAATCCAAGCCAAACCGAGCTGATCATGAACTGAGCGAGCCAACGAGGCACGAGCATTTCATCCAAGCCTAAGTCCAGCAGCTCCCGAACACGATGTGGTCGTGTGGACACGTGAAGTACGCAGTGAGTTAGCACTGTAGCGCTTTTAAACAAGAGgacttatctggtgcacatggaaGCTTAGTGGACATATTAAATTATCATTATCCATTTTAGATTTAACGTCTCTAGTTAATCATTGCAATTTATAAATAACATCTTCCACCACTACATTCCACCACATCGGAGGATGTACTTAGCAAAATATTCCAAACAAATAGAGACATTAGATCTAAAATATGTAgtaatgatttaatatgtgcacaaATATGTTCTCTTTAAACAAATATTGAGTGCGGCTGCGAATAAGAGGTGAGCGTGCTAGCAGCACGGTGCACGGATACCTGTGTACTCTCTCCTCCACCAGCGCTCCAATGGCCGCTACAGTGCCCGAGAAGGTTTTCGCATCTGGATATGCGCACTACTCGAAGACGCGTACGCGAGACCGCGTGTCTGAGGCTCGCCCACTGCGAGACGAGGAATGTTTTCGCATCCGCGATGCGGGAGTTGGGGAGTTGCTGGACAAGATCGATcttatgagaaaatgttggaaGTGGAATACTCGATGATAtaatctcttcttcttcttcttatcttTGGTTAATAACAGCTGTGAAGCCGATTACTTCTGCTATAAGGTAGAATCAACCTGCTGAATTTCTTGCCTAAGCTTTTGCTGAAATTCTCGACCAACGCTTACCTAACGGCTAAGCCTACGCGTGATCATtgcctctctcacaagccacctcGCGCCCGACGGTTTCGAATGAAAAATCTTTGACGTGCAACGTCGCGTCCCGGCTATCTTCTAGAACAGGACACGGCTACTTGGCTACGACTGGCACCACCATGCATATAGACGAACTGTTGTACTCCGTGGTCGCTCTCATTCTTCTTCGCTCCATGGAAGATTTGGTGTATAAGGGGCGGACCCTCGTATTACATGGAGGGCCACTTTTCGTGATTTTTCTTGATCGAGGTTTCGACTAAGTCTCTTTTTAATATAATACCGTGACAACGGTCTTTTTCTCCTACCATGAGTTTATTTCTCTTTCTTTGCTCCATGCGTTCAAATCTGTCACTAGGCAATCAACATGGCCACAACAGGCCACGTACTGCAGGTCCACAGCGTGCGCGGCAAAGGTTGAAGGCATCCGATTCTTCGTCCCCGCGCCCATCCACGAATTCTGATGCCGGCCTCTTCTCGTTTCAAGCAACGAATCTTAAGCGGCCAAGTGGTGTCCGAGGATCACCACCCTGATTCTCCTCTCTGCCTAACAATGCACACGAATTCCACGCCTCCTCATATACACGTCGTCGTCCATGACCGGCGCGCCGCGCTCGCACCAAACGTGCGGCAACCGAACTGCAAAGAAATCTCCAGAGAGCCTTTGTTCCGGCCTAACCGCGCAGACCGGCCGGGAGACAGTATATATAGCGGCGCTGTTATCTATAGCCCCACGGTTGCCTCTTGTCTCGTGTGGATACTGGATTGGCTGTATCATATATCACCATACTGTACCAGGTTGACGA
Proteins encoded:
- the CNR1 gene encoding cell number regulator 1, which codes for MYPSAPPDAYNKFSAGAPPTAPPPPAAYQQQQHGANMDTSRPGGGLRKWSTGLFHCMDDPGNCLITCLCPCVTFGQVADIVDKGTCPCIASGLVYGLICASTGMGCLYSCLYRSKLRAEYDLDEGECPDILVHCCCEHLALCQEYRELKNRGFDLGIGWEANMDRQRRGVAGGGAVMGAPPAIPLGMIR